Below is a window of Pogona vitticeps strain Pit_001003342236 chromosome 9, PviZW2.1, whole genome shotgun sequence DNA.
CTACCACTGCCTAACTACTAAATAACTGCCCCCCAACCCAAAATGCGTGCTTGTTTCTCCagaatgtatttaccagaactggccattagaatGAGCCAGACAAACCCGCGTTTTTCGGCCTCCGCGGGGGGGGGCGCTTGGAAACCATCCCCCACGGATACCACGGgcctacagtattttaaaaaaaggagcccACGCTTTTCGGATACTTACGGTACCCCCCCTCGCCGCCCCCACCACGTAGCAACAGCTCCCCATTTTCCGAAACCCGCTTCCTTACATGATGCCGCCGTTCTCCCGCCGACCAGCGTGAGCTACACCTCGGCCCGTCCTCGCAACGACGGACTGCTTCCGTTTCCGGGGGAGGAGCGCCCGGGGTCGCGCATGCGTGGTGGCGGCCGTGCGAGCGGCTCTTCGCCTCCCGCGCCACGGTCTCGATGGCTACAGCTACGGCCCGCAGGAGGGGCCAAAAGACGTCGGGGCGCTCCCTTGGGGCTTCGCGAAGCTATGGCCCCGTGTTTGTAGCCCTTTTAAAGAGACGCAAGAGCCAGCtgccactattattattattagtagtagtattattagtattattagtattagtattagtattagtattagtattagtattagtattattactttttgaaaatgtttcattttttttcttggaaaaaaatggaaatttttggaaattttacatctctcctCCCAGGTAACGCCAGATTTCCCTGCAAACACCGGAATGGAAGCTAAAAGCTTATACTTTAgcaaacaatttattttatttatttatattttaaacttCTAAGCCAACAGTCTCTCTGGGTGGTGTGTACAACATAGGCGGTATAAACAGGAGGAACATAGAATTCAATGAAAGAGCAATTAAACTTTAAAAGTATTCAGGTTTTGGATAATTTATTATATGTAGTAATATGGTTTATTGCCTTTTCCTCTCTTAAAGAGAATATCTCTGCGTAATGCAGGGGAGAAGACGATGGAGATGATAAGAGATGTTGGAACTGCCCATAAATAGATACAGTAAATATattgtaaataagtaaataaatgcatttacAGAATGGTTGTCCGGCGGTCTGTAAGTTAGAAAATCCAAAACTGACACGCATGTACAGTAGAAGCTTTATCAGGCCAAAACATCATCCTAACTCAAGGCTTCAAAATGCACTGTCGGAAATTGCTCTAGTTTATTACAGTACCTGCAGTTTCTCCAAGGAATTCAAGTTGGGACGTGTGGTTGTCTCCTCCTAGGCGTCTTTTAACCTTAGAACAATTCTGTGAAATAGGTTTTATTCTGCTTAATTTACTAAAACATGCTCTGTCCTATGGCTGAAGAGGATCCCAAGGGACTTGTACACTCAATAACACAATTTAGAACAACATAGATTTGTAAAAACAGAACCTGTACTCCAGTGGACTGATTTCCAGACCCAAAGGTTTGAATGCCCGCTTCTGCTCTAACTACGAAACACAAAGACTTTTAATGGCCTTCCTCTTCATAAAGGACTgcacacaatgtgtgtgtgtgtgtgtgtcaactgATGGGGTgcgtgtgttgtgttgtgtgttaCTCTCGCATCTACGTAAGGTTGGGTCAGGTGAGAATCTGTGATGCACCTCACAAGTGGAACGCAAGTTGTGTCCTCTTCCAGATTTCAGGGAGAGCTGTCTCCCCGCTTTCATAAAAGGCCACAAGAAATTCATATTTTGTGCCCCTCTTCAGGTGTATTGGTTAATGGTCCTTCAGAGAATTAAAATCCCAAAGCTTTTCGGGACAGTTGGAGGAGAGGCGCTGCAGGGAAACTAAGTAATGATGTTCATGACAACTTTCTTGAATGCCTTTTTGAGAACAGTGGGGCCACTGTGCCAGAGAGGAGTAGAAGAGAACTTTGCTTTGTGGGTGTGTTGAATACCGTAAAAGTCAAGATGCTAGCCTAGGAGAGGGCAaggaagagagacaaaaacatgggGCTTGTATTTAATTAATAGCAGTTTCTGGCTACTTCCCACCTTTCATGACTGCCTCCTTAGACAGCTTTTTCTTGAATTACCGGTGCCCACTTTTTTCATGTCAGGATAACAAAAATTCACTCTTTCTCTGTTCCCGTGGCCTCCCATCTCTTCTTATCAATCCTTGCTGCCACGGATTCTCTGTGATCGTTAGGCATGTTATGAATAACTTTGAACACACGCTGCTGCTTCTGATCCTATGTTCTTTCTGTGCACCAGCTTACCATAAATGACAATAAGGATAATTACAGAAATGTCTGTAAACATACAGATATCTTGGGGGAAGTTAGCTGGTTTATCATGAGCGGACTCAGACTCTTAGACAGAGTCATAGGAGGGGGAGATCTAAACGTATGAAAAATGGATAACCCCTGATCTAAAAGGTTTTCTATAAAAttgttgctttgggttttttaagGTGAAGGTGTCTGGGTTTTTGGAAATGCGAATAAATAGAGATTGTTGTTCGACTGTGTTTTATGTGGCCTCAAAATTCCAAACTGTTAGGACATTTATGCATAAAACCAGACATGAATAAATACTTTGCCCAATTCTGCGAGtcaccaaaattaaaaaaaaccaaaacacattaatcacCATTATATCTTAACCCCAATACTTCTCAGCCATTATAATGACAGAATGATGAAAATTcagaataaaatacaatcaaTGATAAGTATTTTTATTGGTTTCTATAGGATCAATGCATCAAGGCAACATTTAATTTGTAGTTTGTAGTATCAGAAGCTTAAGGTACATTCCGTCTTCCACACAAACATATCTCATTTAAATTACGTTTGCAAGACAGCGTGTCTGCTAATTCCCCATACTGTTCACAACACACATTCATGTTTATGGGGCTTATGTGCTGGGTATATTCTTGATTATTTTCTTATTGTTCAGTTTGAAACAGCAGTTCAGAAGTAATACAGTTAAGCAAACAATGCAAGCTAAAAATTAGTCCGACTGTTTGAACTTCTCTATTAAACGTATTCAAAATTGAGCAGGAAGATAtcattaaattgtttttaatttctcccCCCTCTCCGTCATTCCTTATTTCCAAGTCTCGCCAACTCTTAACACAGAAATGcacattaaaatagaattcaGAGTTGTTGTTATTACGTGTCATCCGGTCGCCTCTGACTTAAGGTGACACCATGAATGAGCGTTTTCCAATATGTATCTGTTgcaatttgtttgtttaagttGTGATTTCTGCAAGCAAATGTTTGGGCTGGAAGGGATGGGGGTtgttttaccccccccccaggaaggagaattcaacacacacacacacaaattgtagCAGTTCATTAACAACAACACAGTCACATTCACTGCAACAAGTTAGTaacaaatagaacaaaaacggaTTCTGAATTGATTCTgaaccctcttttttaaaatactgattctAAACATGCAGTGCTTAAGTCAATGGAGCTGGACTGAGTGTATAAATGTGTTCAGGGCTGGGCTATCAAATTGCAGTTTCTGCTCTACTTCCTTAATATTATCAGATTCAACAGAAATGTATAGACTAGAGAGTGAACCTGATTCACAAACTGACTGATCCACTGGTGTTTTATTTGGTCATTTTGGACACATTTTTGGGTCCAGACCCAATGAGCTGGGTTGATGAATGTTTCCTTCAATTAAATTGCAACCCTCATGCCTTGCTAGTTCTAGAGGCTGTATCTGTTGCTTGAGGATCGCTGAATAGGGAATTGATCTCCCCTCTGTCAAAACCTCAGTGCGCTCCTTCCACAGTGGTGCGACGGGCTGCCCACCCCGATGGCCCGGACCACGGACCAGCAGAGGCCAAGGCTCAATACCGTATTTAGAATTTGCAAATGAAATGGATTGACAGGCTCTAGGAATATAAAATATGTCATGCATTTCACTTGATGTCAGACTCATTGAGGGCAGGTGTACAAAAGGGCCATTAGTAATTAGTAATTAATTACATGTCCACATTTAGCATCCTTGGGATGTTGTGGACGAAGAACAGGGTGGCTATCCTGGTCGTACCTGAAAACTGTGAGTTACCTTGTGGCATTTGACGCTAGACAGTGAAGGAAGGAAATGCTCGGTCATACCTTGTTTCGGAAAGAGCATCTCTGATATGCATAGCTGATTGCTCCCATCCAGAAATGTCCAGAATATTCCCTTTTTCTGCAGAGAATGTACCTATGTTTTTTCTCCAAGATTCTTCCTTTTGCTGTAAGGCGGAGGGTTTCCAATAGATCAACCAAATTCAGGAACGGTTATTCTAAATACGTACATGGGCTCCAAACTTGGAGAAGTCACTTctttagctcccagaatctcctttTGCCCATGGAATTTTGGGAAATGGTGACTCTTATAAGTAACTTTTAGAATTCTGTTTAGGATCACAGGGGTGTCGATCTTATTGCAAAGAAACACTTTTAATCACTCAAATCCATCTAAATTAAAATGTTACGTCTGGTTCAGACATTTTATACTCTGTTCTGCCTGGATCCCAATTGAGAAAATGATAGTGAtgcttaataaaaagaaataccGCCCACAAAGCCTGTGGGTGTTGAGGTTACTGTGTGTGTATTGAGGCAATGATCCTTTGCTTCAGTTTGTTGATTCGGATTGCTAGAAAAGCAGAACTGGAAAGCGTGTCGGTGTGTGCGCAATGGATGGAAATAATTTTGATTTGCACCCACTGGGGCACAGTGGTCTCACCTTGGCTTCAGAGTGCTGGCCTTGATTCCACATGCATCGGCAAAATACAGCCTGGATTCAGGTGGGGAAATCACTAGCTCGCAATGACCCTTAAAGATGCCTTTTCTCCTAATTCAAAATATTAGCAAGAGGCGCTGGAAGAAGTAAATTCCTGGTTGGTTCAGTCCAAACACTGTGCATGGAGGTTTTTTCCAGTTTCCCCACAATGGACGGAAATCAGTACGGCACGGTCCCGATGTGTCCAATTATTGTCTTCTTTTTGTGAAGAGGCTGGACATGAAGATACGCCATTAAGGCTGGCTGGGATTAAATGGAGATCCCTGGTTCGGAAAAGCGAAATAGCTTGAGAACTCCGGAGAAAGTTGTCCAGGGAAAACCAGAGGTACTCCGCCGAGGAGATTTCCAGTGCATTTGGACAGAAGGCCAGGTTGAGGGTGAAAGGGCGAAGCGTGGTGATGTCTCTGAGACAAGATGTAGTTTGCTCGGCTTGCCATTAAGTTGACAGAACAGGAGTCTAAGCGGTCAAGGGCGGAGAGGCCGCAAGGCACGGCTGAAGCCAACATCGTGGTCGTGATGTGTTGGTGGCGGCTGCACGGAGCGACTTCTTCTGACTGTCTGTGGATCTCTGGAGACATCATAGCCTGATGGGAGGAGAACCAAGAGAAGGCCCCGGGGTGATGATGGCCCAAGAAAGCTGAGGAGGACCCACAGAGAGGCGGCAACGGCCAGCAAAGCGACCCGGAAAACGTCACCTCAGCAGAAGCCAGCCCACCTCCTCTTCTGAAAGCCAACTTGGCCCGGGATCCGGGGGACCTCCTCCTAAGTTTGCCGGTGACCCCTACGATGAAGACATCCTCGCTGGAAGGACCCAACATCCAGTAGTTGCCCTTCCCAGGGTCGTCGTAGTGCCGGGGCACCTTCACGAAGCATTTGTTCAGGCTGAGGTTATGGCGGATGGAATTCTGCCAGCCTTGCTTGTTTTCCTTGTAGTAAGGAAAGTTCCCCATGATGAATTCGTAGATCCCGTTGAGCGTGAGGCGCTTCTCGGGACTCTGGCGGATGGCCATCATGATCAAGGCGTTGTAGCTGAAGGGGGGCTTCTCGagtttccctctcctttcccccatAAGCTCCTCTTTCCTCAACTTCTGGCGTTCTTCTTCATCGCTGGCGGCCACTGAGAGGGTCTCGTCTTCCCTAAGTGGCGATGACAGAGAGCCCCGGGGAGCTTTGTTTGACGCCCCGTCTTGAAGGAGGTTTGTGATGCTGAAGGGAGATTGCAGGGCCCAGCTGTTGGTCTTTAACCCTTCCATGCCTGCTGAGGGACGATACGGAATGGGGTCTTCTTGGGTCCGGTCAACCGTCAACGATAATGCCAGCCAACCCTGTCTGGCAAACCAACTGGGTCTCTCTCTCTGAACCCTGAAGCAAAGTGACCGCTCCTGTGCTGGGCATTGCccacaccacccacccacccccatcggGTTCCCTCTCTTTTTAGCCACTCAAGGCTAGCTTTCTTGCATGTGTAGCCAATCTGGTCTTGATACCGTCACTCT
It encodes the following:
- the LOC144584253 gene encoding forkhead box protein G1-like; translation: MEGLKTNSWALQSPFSITNLLQDGASNKAPRGSLSSPLREDETLSVAASDEEERQKLRKEELMGERRGKLEKPPFSYNALIMMAIRQSPEKRLTLNGIYEFIMGNFPYYKENKQGWQNSIRHNLSLNKCFVKVPRHYDDPGKGNYWMLGPSSEDVFIVGVTGKLRRRSPGSRAKLAFRRGGGLASAEVTFSGSLCWPLPPLCGSSSAFLGHHHPGAFSWFSSHQAMMSPEIHRQSEEVAPCSRHQHITTTMLASAVPCGLSALDRLDSCSVNLMASRANYILSQRHHHASPFHPQPGLLSKCTGNLLGGVPLVFPGQLSPEFSSYFAFPNQGSPFNPSQP